The Leucoraja erinacea ecotype New England unplaced genomic scaffold, Leri_hhj_1 Leri_826S, whole genome shotgun sequence genome includes a region encoding these proteins:
- the LOC129694850 gene encoding zinc finger protein 239-like translates to MEGHKKEKRYECDVCGKAWQTPGLLETHRRVHTGERPFTCSDKGFKSSTQLKLHRRVHTGKWSYTCSDCGQGFTKSSRLLVHQRTHTGERSYTCSDCGKDFTKSFARLSGLREHQKVFKSSTQLRLHRRVHTGLRRHQLTHTDEHPYTCAQCNKSYTHTSNLLYHQRVHASERPFPSSGLGTVVVDGETGT, encoded by the exons ATGGAGGGGCACAagaaggagaagcgttatgagtgcgacgtgtgtggcaaggcctggcagaccCCGGGCCTGCTGGAGACCCACCGGCGGgttcacacgggagaacgccccttcaccTGCTCGGA caaaggcttcaagtcgtccacgCAGCTGAAGTTACACAGACGTGTGCACACCGGGAAGTGgtcctacacctgcagcgactgcggccaGGGCTTCACCAAGTCCAGCAGgttgctggtgcaccagcgcacccacaccggggagcggtcCTACACCTGCAGTGACTGCGGCAAGGATTTCACCAAGAGCTTTGCCCggttgtcggggctgcgggagcacca aAAAGTCTTCAAGTCGTCCACGCAGCTGAGGTTGCACAGGCGCGTGCACACCGGGCTGCGAAGGCACCAGCTCACCCACACTGACGAGcatccctacacctgcgcccagtgcaaCAAGAGCTACACCCACACCAGCAACCTGCTataccaccagcgggtgcacgccagCGAGCGTCCCTTCCCCAGCtcg